CGTAGGTGGCCAGCGGGAAGTGGATGCGGGGGTACGGCACCAGGTTGGTCTGGAACTCCGTCAGGTCGACGTTCAGGGCCCCGTCGAAGCGGAGAGAGGCCGTGATGGAGGACACGATTTGGCCTATCAACCTATTGAGGTTGGTGTAGGTGGGCCTCTCGATGTCCAGGTTGCGGCGGCAGATGTCGTAGATGGCCTCGTTGTCCACCATGAAGGCACAGTCGGAGTGCTCCAGGGTGGTGTGGGTGGTGAGGATGGAGTTGTAGGGCTCCACCACGGCCGTGGAGACCTGCGGGGCCGGGTAGATGGAGAACTCCAGCTTGGACTTCTTGCCATAGTCGACGGAGAGGCGTTCCATGAGCAGGGAGGTGAAGCCGGAGCCGGTGCCGCCCCCGAAGCTGTGGAAGACCAGGAAGCCCTGCAGCCCTGTGCACTGGTCAGCCTGGTGAGGAGAGACAAGGGGGAGGGTGCGGGGGGGCCATGTTTAGTTGGGCAGCAGCAGAAGTTGCTCCTTCCTCTCTGTGGCCTCACGAGGACATTTGGGGGGGAtttccagcagcagagcaggaaccATCGGGATGGGTGACAGGGTGGCCCTGACCCCGTCTGTTGGACACTGAGTCACGGGAGCGGTGAATTCCCCAGGGAAGCCCCTTGGGGTGGGAACGTGACCAGGGTGCTGGGTGCCATCGGCTCGGCAGCATAACGGGGACAGGTTTGGGCATCGGGGACTGGGGCAAAGCACCAGCCTCGGCACGGCTCCGGGAGGGGCCGGTTGGGGCTGCCGCCGCCTGCGCAGTCACCGGGACACCCATCCCGCAGCTGGACTTGGCCGCAGCAAGAGCCAAGTGGGAACAAAGAAGGAATTGCACAGCTCAGCACCATCGGCGCCCGGGGGGGGGCCGCGGCGCTGTGGAGCAGCTCCAACACCCCAGCTGCGCTGCGTCCCGCTGCCGGCCAATGGCAGCCACTGCAGAACAGGATTAacattaattaatatattaaatctAAACCCAACCCGGCTGGGCCAGCGGGGAGGGTGAGACCGAGAACCCGGTCTTTGTCCTTGGCTCGCCACctgcaaccacccccccccccggccccctacCAGCTTGCGGATGCGGTCGAGGACCAGGTCGATGATCTCCTTCCCGATGGTGTAGTGCCCACGGGCGTAGTTGTTGGCCGCATCCTCCTTGCCCGTGATCAGCTGCTCCGGGTGGAAAAGCTGCCGGTACGTCCCGGTGCGCACCTCGTCTGCGGGAACAGCCCGCCCGCCCCGTTAGCGTCCGGCACCCGCTAACACCGGCCACcccgccgtcccgtcccgtccccccagctCACCGATCACCGTGGGTTCCAGGTCCACGAAGACGGCCCGCGGCACGTGCTTGCCGGCCCCCGTCTCGCTGAAGAAGGTGTTGAAGGAGTCGTCCCCCCCGCCGATGGTCTTGTCGCTGGGCATCTGCCCATCGGGCTGGATGCCGTGCTCCAGGCAGTACAGCTCCCAGCAGGCGTTGCCGATCTGCACGCCCGCTTGGCCCACGTGGATGGAGATACACTCGCGCTGCGGAAGCAGGACACGGGGTGGTGTCACCaccgggttccccccccccactttgtGTCCCTGAACCCCCCCCCGCAAGCTGCACTAACCCAGGACCTCACTGGGACATGACTCCCAGGATGGGCTGGCACCCGGTTCCCAGGACTGGATAGGGCCAGCTCATCCCAGGGGCCAAATCCTGCGTGGATTGTACCCTATTGTTCTGGGTCCTGGCAGGCGCTGAGGGCTGCGGGGTGAGCTCTGCTCCGGGGTCCACATGgtgcaggggtggggtggggtgtgctCAGCGCCGGTGGTCCCATCCTGTgtccacctcccccccccccccagggagtTGGGACGCTGCCCATTGTGGAATGAGGAGCTCAGGACCAGGGGCTCATCCTGCCCCAAGGGACTGGGACCACACCCAGGGCAAGCTGGGGAGACCCGggggggtcccatcctgccctaCCCACCCTGTTGAGACCCAGCAAcaccccgtgtgtgtgtgtgggtgctCAGCACCAGGGACTCATCCTGCCCACTCGGGTCCCCATTGAATCAGGGCCACACCCAGTgcgggactggggggggggggggggacgagggGCCCaatcctgccctgccttgtcctctgGTGCAGGATGGGGGGCTCAGCACTGGGGGGCCCCAtcctgccctgcccacccccctGCATCGAGGCCCCATCCCACACCGGGGGACCCATTCTGCCCCGTTAAACCGGGGCCACGCCCAGAGCAGGCTGAGGGCTCAGCACCGGGgaggttggggaggggggagggtgtCTGTCCTGCCCGGTTTACCGGGAGCCACACCCAGTGCGGGACAGCAGCTCGGTAccgggaaaagggggggggggggggcccgatCCTGCCTCGTCGAGCCGGTGCCACGCCCAGTACAGGCTCCGGGCTCGGTACCGGGGACTCATCCTGACCGGTTTAACGGGAACCACGCTCGGTGAGGGCTCGGTACTCAGCCCCGGGGACCCATCCTGCTCGGTTTAATGGCCATCATGCCCGGTGTGTGGGCTCCGTCCCGGGGGCCCCATCCTACCCGGTTTAACGGGAGCCACGCCCGGTGAGGGCTCGGTACTCAGCCCCGGGAAAAGCAGGGGGACGCATCCAGCCCCGTTTAACGGAAGCCACCCTCGGGGCTGAGTCCCGGATGACCCCCGGTATAACGGCAGCCACACCCGGTTCGGGCTCAACCCCGGGACCGAATGTCGGGGAACGAGACCGGGGACAACGGTGGGACCGGGGCGGGGTGGAGACCGGGAAGAACggcgggaccggggcgggggggtggagacCGGGAAGAACggcgggaccggggggggggggggggcatggggggagaTTCGGAGGGGGTGGGGACGATGGGAACCGGGGAAGAACGGCGGGACCGGAGGAAGGGGGAACCGGGGAGAACCGGGGGAACCGGggaccccttccccccccccccccccatctcaccATGGCGGCGGTCGGCTCCGGGGCGGTCTCACAGCCCGACGCTGAGGCGGTCGATGTAAGAGGCGCGGCGGAGCACCGGGTTCGCCGCGGAGCTTTATAGACCcggtggggcggggcgggcggcgggaccgggggcgggcggcggcggccgccattGGCGGGGGGCGGGGATGAGGTAAtggccccctccccccccccccctcccgcccccccggaGCCGCAGACAAAGGCCGGGCGGTGCGGAGGGGGGGTGaacgacgggggggggggggggtgatatCGCCGCCGGGGGCTGCGGCGGTCACggaccggccccgccgccgtcTGGGTGTCGGGTTATGTCCTTGTCCTCGGTCGCCGCCGTGTCCCGGTGCCCGTTCTTGGCCAAGTCACCGTCGCCGGCCACGCCCTGGTCCTCATCTCCAGTTATGCCAGTGTTCCCAGTCTTCCTGGTTCCCAGTTATGTGtcgtgtccccctcccccccccccggccacacCCTGGTCCCCAACCCCATCcgtgtccttgtccccatccccaaacTGTGCCACCACCTCCAGTCTGGCCACTGCCCCGATTCCCAGTTACATCCCTATCCCCATCCTCACCCGCACCCTGATCCCTGTCCCCAACCGTGCCGTCGTCCCCATTCCCGCTCTCCATCTTTAGCCACCGCATCCCTTGTCCCCATCCTCAGGGACGATGTCCCCATGCCTGGCCATGCCCCAGTGCCCTGGTTCCCAGCCACCGTGTCTTGGCCCCCGTCCCCAACATGGCCCAGTGCCTGTCCTGGCTGTAGCCTGGCCCTTTCCCGGTTGTGTCCCAGTCTCTTCCAGCTCCTCTTTGTCTGCTCCAACAGCAGAAACCAGCCCCATGGGGCCCAACCTGGGTTGGGGGAGAAAACATCTTCCCCCAGGACAACTGGGGACAAccaggggctggggacagtgGAGGGCCACAGGGGGAACAAAGCCCTGAGGTGGCTcccagtgtggttttttttttttttgggggggggggcaaatccAGACGAAGCGGCAGCTGCTCTGCGGCAGCTGGTGGTTGGGACGCAgctgggacacggggacacgcGTCCCCTGGCCACCCCGACATCTGCTGCAGCCCTCGCGTAGCCCCCAAAAAGCACTAGCCCCATggccttggggaggggggggggggttcccccgtCCTGTTTGTCCCAGCAAACCCACAGAGGCTGGGGGGTGGTGGGCTGGGAGTCACCCCCCTGaggtggggggctctgggggggttCAGTCCTTGCAGAGGGGTCACCCCATGCCACACGCGTGGGCAGGGCTGGCCCCAGCTGCCGCAGGTGGAGCTGCCAggattgcccccccccccctccgcccccagcccctgctgagAAATCACATTTTTTCTCTACATTTCCCACATTATGCAGATTTCTGGGCAGCTCCAGGTTCCCACGGCCCCACCGCCAGCCCCACGGCCCCACCGCCAGCCCCACGTCCCCAGAACCAGCCCCACGGCCCCGCAACCAGCCCCACGGCCCCGCAACCAGCCCCACGTCCCCGCTGTCAGCACCACGGCCCCTCAACCAGCCCCACGGCCCTGCCACCAgccccacggccccaccaccagccccacggCCCCGCAACCAGCCCCACGGCCCCGCTGTCAGCGCCACGGCCCCTCAACCAGCCCCacggccccgccgccagccccacGGCCCCACCGCCAGCCCCACACTCTGCCAGCCCAGTGCTTTTGGGGTGCTGCTGAAGCGGGGTGGGAGCAGGGCGGGGGCTGGggctccactccccccccccaggatcaTGGGGCTGAAGACAAAGAGGGGCCGAGATTTGGGCATCGCCCACCAGAACAAAGGACCCGGCGGCCCTGGCTGCACCGAGCGGAGGCGAACTTGGAGATTTGGCTCTCGCCGGGCTGGTCCCCCATGGCAAATGGGTGTTTAGGGGGGGCCCTGAGCCCCCCAAAGCAGCTCAGCCCCCACCCCTGACCCCACAAGGGTCCGTCCCTGCGTGAGAAACACCTCCTGCCTTTGTCTCCCCACGGCCCCCCAACCCTCAGCACCGGTGTGGGACCTGCCAGGGTGTCCCCAAGGTGTCCCCAGGGCGTCCCCAGGATTTGGGGTGCTCACAGCAGCCCCCACCTCAAGCACCCATCTCCAGGCTGGGAACAGGGAGTCCCTGCCCATCCCATCCCCCACGCCATGGGCAGTGGGTGCCCCGTAGGGTGGCGGGTGGCTCAGCCCCACTGGAGCGATACGGGGTGTAGGGTGAGGGGGTCTGGGTGCTGGGGGTCTGTCCCCCCCCTTGTCATTAATCCCCTTCCCATCTCATTAAGTATGGAAGACCACTCGTCCCCGCACCCACCGCTGCCAGGCAACGGGTTGCTAGGAGACCGGTTGCTAGGAGACAgactggggacccccccccatcccattcCCCTTCCCCAATATCCATCCCCGGGGCCTGgctgggaatggggggggggtgtgtgtgcagggaaacagggctggggtccccccccactgcccagccctgctgtgcttggggggggggtgtccccccccagtgcccGACCCCGCTGTGCTGTTCTatactgggatggggggggggggtacacaGGCCTGGGGGGTCCCCCAAAGCCCAGCTTCTGCTTTGGGGGGTCACCACCCCCCCAATgtgtgctgggagggggggggggggggaatggcccagatcccgccccccccccagcatttccCAGCTGCCGGTGCTGTGTTGACTGTTGGTAGCAACACGGCGGCTCCTGGTGACGgttgctgccccccccccttgccccccccccccgttcccgtccccccccccccccctccccggtgcccgCCATGTCGGCCGCCCGAGCAGCACGGAGCAGGACAGGCCATCACCCCCACTGGGACCCCCCTGGTCACCCATGGCCATGGttacccccccccacccccccacattGAGCATCTTGgtgtaggggggggggggctccaaaATCCAGCTTCTCCGCTCCCCTCCGGCAGCGCAGTCCGGCAGCGGCTGATTTTCCGGCCGTTGGCTCCCTGCCTGCATCATGGCCGATGTTTCCAGTTCCCCCCAGTTTGGGCCCTTTCTGGGATCCTCACTGGTGACCTTACATCCCACGGCTGGGATACATCCGTTCCCCGGGAtaaaggtgggggggggtccccccagcCCCGTTAGGGGCTGTCATGGCTCCCGGTGACATCCCGGCCACCGGCTGCTGCTATTTTTAACCTGTTTTCCCGCAGAACGCGGCGAGCTCCCGctctgtccgtctgtccgtccctcGCCGCCATCGATGCGACGGGTTCATTGAAACGGAGAGACGGGGCAACTCGAGGGTGGGGGCAACTCGAGGGTGGGGGCTACTCCTCGCCTGGGTGCAGGATGAGGCCCCAATGCAGTtgcgtgctggggggggggggcactggatGGGTCTTGCCGTCTCCCCCCAactgggggggctggaggggtacGGCAGAGGCGGTGACACCCATTCCTGCCCGCGCCCAACCCCGCAGCCCCCCTCCAAAGGgtgagggacccccccccccctcaactccCAGTGCTGGGGACAGCGGGTGACCCCATCCCCatgggagggatttgggggggggtgcccccccatcccaccccacagcccccactcCCTCCTGGCATTACAACAAAAGGGAGGCTCAGCCCTGGaattgggggggacacacacagagtGTGCGTGGGGGGGGAATGGACAcgagtggggggggggcacagggggggtTGCGACCCCGGTGgccgtggggagggggctgcggcgtTGTTGGCGGGGCACCACCGCATTGCGGCAAAGCCTGCAAGAAAGGagcagggcggcggcggcagcgggtgCGAGAGGAGACCCCCCCACTGCTACCGGGGGACCCTCATTCtgccaggccccccccccccaaaaaaaaccaccaaccccatCCTCCTGACCCCCAGCGGCCGGAGCTGGGGCGgtgagggttttggggggcttcAGTGACATCGGTGGCTCAAGGAGCGGGTGGCATGGGGACACTGGCCACCCCGGTCCCAGGTGGGTGCCAGCACTAAGGATATGCCCcccagggagtgggggggggggacactgggggtgcCCAGGGAATGGGGGGGGACACACTAGGGGTGCCCAGGGAATGGGGGGGGATGGACACTGGGGGTGcccagggaatggggggggggacgacactgGGATGCCCAGGGAGTGGGGGGGACACACTAGGGGTGCCCAGAGAGTGTGTGGGGcattggggtgcccagggagtgggggggacactgggggtgcCCAAGGAGTGTGTGTGGGACATTGGGGGTGCCCAGGGAGTGCGGGGGACATTGGGGTGcccagggaatgggggggggacactggggggtgCCCACAGAGTGTGTGGGCGACACTGGGATGcccagggagtggggggggacACACTAGGGGTGCCCAGAGAGTGTGTGGGACATTGGGGGTGCCCAGGGAGTGCGGGGGACATTGGGGTGCCCAGGGAAtggggggggacactgggggtgcCCACAGAGTGTGTGTGGGGcattggggtgcccagggagtgggggggacactgggggtgcCCAGAGAGTGTGTGGGGGAcattggggtgcccagggagtgggggggacactgggggtgcCCAAGGAGTGTGTGGGGGAcattggggtgcccagggagtggggggacactgggggtgcccagggagtgtgtgggggacattggggtgcccagggagtgggggggacactgggggtgcCCAAGGAGTGTGTGTGGGACATTGGGGGGTGCCCAGGGAGTGCGGGGGACATTGGGGTGcccagggaatgggggggggacactgggggtgcCCACAGAGTGTGTGGGGGAcattggggtgcccagggagtgggggggacactgggggtgcCCAAGGAGTGTGTGTGGGACATTGGGGGTGCCCAGGGAGTGCGGGGGACATTGGGGTGcccagggaatgggggggggacactggggggtgCCCACAGAGTGTGTGGGGGAcattggggtgcccagggagtgggggggacactgggggtgcCCAAGGAGTGTGTGTGGGACATTGGGGGTGCCCAGGGAGTGCGGGGGACATTGGGGGTGCCCAGAGAGTGTGTGGGGGACATTGGGGTGCCCAAGGAGTGTGTGGGGGAcattggggtgcccagggagtgggggggacattggggtgcccagggagtgggggggacactgggggtgcCCAGGGGGTCCTGGCTCAGCCATTGTGTACGGTGCTGGGCAGTGGGGGGGCCGGGTGCAGccttgggatgggggggggggggacgacagggacCCCAGGGGTGCACAGGGGGGGGACACGGTGGCCCCGCAGGGATGTGCTGCTCCCGGCCATGCTGGGAGCCTCCTCCGGGTAGGGGGGGGGCATCTCCGTGGCTGGTCCCCCAGGGGCGTCCTGGTCCCCCCACCTCAGCTCCCTGCAGACCAGCCCTGCATAGAGCCAGGGTCCctttgccgggggggggggggacacacacacagacaccaagGGAGTAACCCCACTCCACGGGTGGGGTTCAAAGCCCAGTGTGGGGGTCTCCGGGGCTGCCTGTGTCCCCAAACCCATTTCTGGCCCTGGGAATGTGACCCCGacccggggtggtggtgggggggggggggacaggggggtgacacccgccccccccccagccccatccatCCTGCCCCACAGGAACTGCCCCTGCCTGGGTTCCCCCGAGGAGCCGCCCCGGGGGCTGGCAGGGCAACCCGGGGCGGTGACCGGGCACAGGAGCCGGCGCGGCGGCACCCGCGGGGCTTCTCCCACGGGAACGGGGACAGGGACGGCTggagcccacccccccccccccccgctaccccccggcccccagcccagACTGGGCcgggggtgcagggaccccctcTTGCCGCAGCTCCCCCTACCCCTAATACCTCCCCCCAAGCGCTCCcacccctaaccccccccccccccagctctgctgcccctAATGCCCTCcgacccctcctgcccccccgagccccccctaCCCCTAATATGCCCCCAAAGCGCCCCCACCCCTAATaccctccccagccccgctgcccctaATGCCCTCCGaaccctcctgccccccccgAACCCCCCTGCCCCTAATAACCCCCCCCAAAGCGCTCCCA
The Accipiter gentilis chromosome 16, bAccGen1.1, whole genome shotgun sequence DNA segment above includes these coding regions:
- the LOC126046746 gene encoding tubulin alpha-1A chain isoform X1, producing the protein MRECISIHVGQAGVQIGNACWELYCLEHGIQPDGQMPSDKTIGGGDDSFNTFFSETGAGKHVPRAVFVDLEPTVIDEVRTGTYRQLFHPEQLITGKEDAANNYARGHYTIGKEIIDLVLDRIRKLADQCTGLQGFLVFHSFGGGTGSGFTSLLMERLSVDYGKKSKLEFSIYPAPQVSTAVVEPYNSILTTHTTLEHSDCAFMVDNEAIYDICRRNLDIERPTYTNLNRLIGQIVSSITASLRFDGALNVDLTEFQTNLVPYPRIHFPLATYAPVISAEKAYHEQLSVAEITNACFEPANQMVKCDPRHGKYMACCLLYRGDVVPKDVNAAIATIKTKRTIQFVDWCPTGFKVGINYQPPTVVPGGDLAKVQRAVCMLSNTTAIAEAWARLDHKFDLMYAKRAFVHWYVGEGMEEGEFSEAREDMAALEKDYEEVGVDSVEGEGEEEGEEY
- the LOC126046746 gene encoding tubulin alpha-1A chain isoform X3; this translates as MRECISIHVGQAGVQIGNACWELYCLEHGIQPDGQMPSDKTIGGGDDSFNTFFSETGAGKHVPRAVFVDLEPTVIDEVRTGTYRQLFHPEQLITGKEDAANNYARGHYTIGKEIIDLVLDRIRKLADQCTGLQGFLVFHSFGGGTGSGFTSLLMERLSVDYGKKSKLEFSIYPAPQVSTAVVEPYNSILTTHTTLEHSDCAFMVDNEAIYDICRRNLDIERPTYTNLNRLIGQIVSSITASLRFDGALNVDLTEFQTNLVPYPRIHFPLATYAPVISAEKAYHEQLSVAEITNACFEPANQMVKCDPRHGKYMACCLLYRGDVVPKDVNAAIATIKTKRSIQFVDWCPTGFKVGINYQPPTVVPGGDLAKVQRAVCMLSNTTAIAEAWARLDHKFDLMYAKRAFVHWYVGEGMEEGEFSEAREDMAALEKDYEEVGVDSVEGEGEEEGEEY